The Leptospira sp. WS39.C2 genome contains a region encoding:
- a CDS encoding HDOD domain-containing protein, giving the protein MNFKDIISQLETSKESRINFYFVTEEQNQEIYALLVHVMGYMDKLYLVEVIFTVLKELLMNANKANAKRDYFSRENLDIQNEKDYAKGMSRFQENIIMKWNEQLDRLDGGNYYISLLMKVDGKSIHFAVENNAPITKEELARVNRRIEVAKNYNDLSDAFSDVSDSTESAGLGLVLIQLLLKNSGIGSDKFKIFTNDKITRATLTVPDVTTPVEIQTDLKTKLLNEIDGLPPLPHSLTKIIQLCNNPDSDLHMISQEIERNPALSADLLKLSNSAFFANRSQVSSILQAVKVVGLKNLRNLLYVSGVRKIMDGQYGKMMDVWEHSSRCSYYARYLATENNHTNKIADIIAVCALLHDIGKFLLLSVDRGFFKKIETYQRGADSGNSTLLEEMAIGLSHPQLGALLAEKWEFPQDLRVAIEYHHKPFLAPPELKDLVEVIYMANMMADYHEQKKGFYAIDKNLLAKFNLDNIDVFSAAVNKVEVLYKKTNE; this is encoded by the coding sequence GTGAATTTTAAAGATATTATTTCTCAATTAGAAACATCAAAAGAATCTAGAATTAATTTTTATTTTGTAACAGAAGAACAAAATCAGGAGATATACGCATTGCTTGTCCATGTAATGGGGTATATGGACAAGTTATATTTAGTGGAAGTCATTTTCACTGTCCTTAAAGAACTCCTCATGAACGCAAATAAAGCCAACGCTAAACGTGATTATTTCAGTCGCGAAAATTTGGACATCCAAAACGAAAAAGATTATGCAAAGGGGATGTCTCGTTTCCAAGAAAACATCATCATGAAATGGAACGAACAATTAGATCGGTTAGATGGTGGAAATTATTACATTAGTTTGCTCATGAAAGTGGATGGAAAATCAATTCACTTTGCAGTAGAAAACAACGCACCCATTACCAAAGAAGAACTAGCACGTGTCAACCGCCGGATTGAAGTTGCTAAAAACTATAACGACCTCTCCGATGCATTTTCGGATGTATCCGATAGTACGGAATCAGCTGGTTTAGGATTAGTACTCATTCAACTCCTTTTAAAAAATTCTGGGATTGGATCAGATAAGTTTAAGATTTTCACCAATGACAAGATAACACGTGCTACACTCACTGTTCCTGATGTCACAACACCTGTGGAAATCCAAACAGACCTCAAAACCAAATTACTGAATGAAATTGATGGCCTTCCTCCACTCCCGCATTCATTAACAAAAATCATCCAACTCTGCAACAATCCAGATTCAGACTTACATATGATTTCACAAGAAATTGAAAGGAATCCTGCACTTTCTGCGGACCTCCTCAAACTTTCGAATTCTGCATTTTTTGCAAACCGCAGCCAAGTGAGTTCCATCCTACAAGCAGTGAAAGTAGTTGGTTTAAAGAATTTACGAAATCTACTCTATGTATCGGGAGTTCGTAAGATCATGGATGGCCAATATGGTAAAATGATGGATGTTTGGGAACACTCAAGTCGTTGCAGTTATTATGCACGTTATCTTGCGACAGAAAACAATCATACAAATAAAATTGCAGATATAATTGCCGTTTGCGCCTTGTTACATGATATTGGAAAATTTTTGTTACTCTCTGTTGATCGAGGATTTTTCAAAAAAATTGAAACCTACCAAAGAGGTGCTGATTCCGGAAACTCAACTCTCCTCGAAGAAATGGCGATAGGACTAAGTCACCCTCAACTTGGTGCATTACTCGCCGAAAAATGGGAATTCCCACAAGACCTACGAGTGGCGATTGAATACCACCACAAACCTTTTTTAGCACCTCCAGAACTCAAAGATTTGGTGGAAGTGATTTATATGGCCAATATGATGGCAGACTACCATGAACAGAAAAAAGGTTTTTATGCCATTGACAAAAACCTGTTAGCAAAATTTAACTTAGACAACATAGATGTTTTTTCAGCAGCTGTGAATAAGGTAGAGGTATTATACAAAAAGACAAATGAGTGA
- a CDS encoding ABC transporter ATP-binding protein: MSEVIRFDSVSFIRNDKTILHDVNFSLTEGNSLVIVGRNGAGKTTLINLLFGYLWPSSGKVSAFGETYGETPMAPLQNKMGIVQPGHQETLLQRLTCFEMVLTGVIGTLGLYKEPSSEQKIITSKLLDSIGLSEKFDQPYHTLSSGEKMKVLLLRAFGDGKELLILDEPTAALDVTARVDFGHTLSQLKQKSPKLTRILITHRIEEVPEDFNQVLLLKEGKVLAFGEKDAVFTDSNLSNLYDLDLTVSKKKGQYFLTVQS; the protein is encoded by the coding sequence ATGAGTGAAGTGATTCGGTTTGATTCTGTATCCTTTATCCGAAATGACAAAACCATTTTACACGATGTTAACTTTTCTCTAACAGAAGGAAATTCGCTGGTTATCGTTGGACGAAACGGAGCTGGGAAAACCACACTCATCAATCTATTGTTTGGTTACCTTTGGCCTAGTTCAGGTAAGGTATCTGCTTTCGGCGAAACTTACGGTGAAACTCCAATGGCCCCCTTACAAAACAAAATGGGAATTGTCCAACCAGGACACCAGGAAACTCTCCTGCAACGACTTACCTGTTTTGAAATGGTATTAACAGGTGTGATTGGAACTTTGGGTTTGTACAAAGAACCATCTTCTGAACAAAAAATAATAACATCTAAACTTTTAGATTCTATTGGACTTTCAGAAAAATTTGACCAACCTTACCATACTCTCTCCTCTGGAGAAAAAATGAAAGTTTTGTTATTACGAGCGTTTGGTGATGGAAAGGAATTATTGATTTTAGATGAACCCACAGCTGCTCTTGATGTAACAGCAAGAGTTGATTTTGGGCATACCCTTTCCCAATTGAAACAAAAAAGTCCGAAGTTAACTCGAATCCTAATCACACATAGAATTGAAGAAGTCCCAGAAGATTTCAACCAAGTGTTACTTTTAAAAGAAGGCAAAGTATTGGCGTTTGGTGAGAAGGATGCCGTATTCACCGATTCCAATCTTTCAAATCTTTATGATTTGGATTTAACTGTAAGCAAAAAAAAAGGACAGTATTTTCTCACTGTCCAATCTTAA
- a CDS encoding Cna protein B-type domain protein, which yields MRVRGLFTILVLISVVFVGCSRKKKSMPFWLLLGTGGAVSDNRDQTELPPDSNGVPLPPPGGSVGVTDPDEVPGNESEQEVPNHGPARVIGSIVPVVAGVPANVVCGNPGAPSLPNCVDLTLISVRIEVANGEVSTLVAAKFAEANGSFQFDLADLPNNNYRVLINTGYGLNYTYQDFSYVYNPTQTPFTLVNVGNLLAERMYYSQGPAQFTGIVTSPGFSGDGVNVPAGPVAGIVVNIIDSNGNTVGTGVTNANGQYVISINPLPNGNYTVVYVGDSVNVSGQPFGTNQETIHFTFPGTNPNTVAVVDLGETSLPWLAATESDLLLSGMIRNGAITNDQTSVFTIKLKNEHGAVLQTVQITGNGNFSIEGFELTNGVYYLEVSNPSFYTVTQSFLFTAAPNGGTKYITLLDPIYIVAKPSMVVGYVKDANNQHISGAVINVRPSANQAPSNIVYLKDDPILGNAIKLWIIESLSAVAGTNCSLNPTGSICSCAVNPSATCLASVQGSGPFSYQTYANKMYEVNPTTKEVTFLGASGLWAYYISAPGFENYCGNNQAPCSSNPLQVSLNGATYNAGTISMASIATRSQIVGSISVRDAAPTANSIHTTQSGLFVVMLGNTNDSGASLVHITTTASGQFSFGGNSYVVTLPQVLPTPFTNDDAGKVAYALYQMGTGSATTLSNSTSVARANDNTASVDIINGNEYNFRQSSYQIIVVDRVAPSYQSSYLSTNSLRVDTSTVATNLYASNPAVFQLNGVVLHSPRATITGVVTDAVSTSVVSGATITLGRLVGGNFTPDVKRDCTGGFDSPNCSVSSARTSGNDQTVGSVSSQANGSYSFPFLSPGSYHLRVEKNGITTYFPVEIGPGGGTVVVNTPVITNDGRGHLSGSVRTPGGFSFLGTYSLEIVDPNGGTLRPSVGVQPASIATGATIFSNASQYTIFNINAGRWKIRFVSAGYQTVEGIVDIQADVTTNFDIITFVPGSQTSGTVSGRALSALYNTGVCNLTARIRPGVNVKSGPYAIDANGVTIASVKTSTDGSYAIPSVPPGNYTLEVSGAGKRGNCTSAQENYSTTYRTVVSAGSETPANQNILVTPILGENEMRVVLTWGAKPRDLDSHMQYGNSANDRIVWNNKSPLGAGNGSLDYDITTGYGPETITVQGSIWNQPNRYYSVYNWSGEASMGISGATVRIFKGSVGEVRNYSIAPNHSNRWWKLFCIAQDKSITDVGIGNCKATNFIERSMYQ from the coding sequence ATGCGCGTTCGAGGGTTGTTCACCATTCTCGTTCTCATTTCTGTTGTGTTTGTGGGTTGTTCTCGTAAGAAAAAATCCATGCCATTCTGGTTGTTGTTAGGTACCGGTGGTGCCGTGTCAGATAACCGTGACCAAACCGAACTCCCACCTGACTCAAACGGCGTCCCTCTCCCTCCTCCTGGTGGTTCTGTTGGAGTCACCGACCCAGATGAAGTCCCAGGGAACGAATCCGAACAAGAAGTGCCGAACCATGGTCCTGCTCGTGTCATTGGATCCATTGTCCCAGTTGTCGCTGGTGTTCCAGCTAATGTGGTTTGTGGGAATCCAGGCGCACCTTCTCTACCCAATTGTGTTGATCTTACATTAATATCAGTTCGCATCGAAGTTGCTAACGGTGAAGTGAGTACGTTAGTTGCCGCAAAATTTGCGGAAGCAAATGGAAGTTTTCAATTTGATTTAGCAGACCTTCCGAATAATAATTACCGAGTCCTCATTAACACTGGTTATGGATTAAATTATACTTACCAAGATTTTTCCTATGTATATAACCCAACACAAACTCCTTTCACTTTGGTGAATGTTGGAAACCTTCTTGCAGAAAGAATGTATTATTCACAAGGCCCAGCACAGTTTACTGGAATCGTCACAAGCCCTGGATTTTCTGGAGATGGGGTGAACGTCCCAGCGGGTCCTGTAGCAGGCATTGTTGTCAATATCATTGACTCAAATGGAAATACAGTGGGAACAGGGGTAACAAATGCCAATGGTCAATATGTTATCTCAATCAATCCACTTCCTAACGGAAATTATACGGTTGTTTATGTCGGAGATTCAGTGAATGTATCTGGGCAACCATTTGGTACAAACCAAGAAACCATTCATTTTACATTCCCTGGAACTAACCCAAATACAGTAGCAGTTGTTGATTTAGGCGAAACTAGTCTTCCTTGGCTTGCCGCAACGGAAAGTGACCTTTTACTTTCAGGAATGATCCGTAATGGTGCCATCACAAATGACCAAACATCTGTGTTTACTATCAAACTCAAAAATGAACATGGTGCTGTGTTACAAACAGTTCAAATCACTGGGAATGGTAACTTTTCTATTGAAGGTTTTGAACTTACCAATGGAGTTTATTACTTAGAAGTATCTAATCCTTCGTTTTATACGGTAACTCAATCCTTTTTGTTCACAGCAGCTCCAAATGGTGGAACAAAGTACATCACACTGCTTGATCCAATTTACATCGTAGCAAAACCATCCATGGTTGTTGGTTATGTGAAAGATGCAAATAACCAACATATTTCGGGAGCAGTGATCAACGTTCGACCATCTGCAAACCAAGCACCTTCTAATATTGTATATCTGAAAGATGATCCGATTTTAGGAAATGCGATCAAACTTTGGATCATCGAATCTTTAAGTGCCGTTGCTGGTACAAACTGTTCATTGAATCCAACGGGATCCATTTGTTCTTGTGCGGTAAACCCAAGCGCAACTTGTTTGGCAAGTGTTCAAGGGAGTGGTCCTTTCTCTTACCAAACGTATGCAAATAAAATGTATGAGGTAAATCCTACAACTAAGGAAGTTACCTTCCTTGGGGCAAGTGGACTTTGGGCTTATTATATTTCTGCTCCTGGATTTGAAAATTACTGTGGAAATAACCAGGCACCTTGTTCATCCAATCCTCTTCAGGTGAGTTTGAATGGAGCGACCTATAACGCAGGAACAATTTCGATGGCATCTATCGCAACACGTTCTCAAATTGTTGGTTCCATTTCTGTTAGGGATGCAGCACCAACTGCAAACTCAATTCATACTACACAATCAGGTTTGTTTGTTGTGATGTTAGGAAATACGAATGATTCAGGTGCGTCACTTGTTCACATCACAACTACGGCTTCTGGCCAATTTAGTTTTGGTGGAAATTCTTACGTAGTCACTCTACCACAAGTTTTACCAACTCCATTTACTAATGATGATGCTGGAAAAGTGGCTTATGCTTTATACCAAATGGGAACAGGTTCTGCGACAACACTTTCCAATTCAACAAGTGTTGCACGTGCCAATGATAATACTGCCTCAGTTGACATTATTAATGGTAATGAATACAATTTTCGCCAGAGTTCCTACCAAATCATTGTCGTAGACAGGGTGGCTCCATCTTACCAATCCAGTTACCTATCGACAAACAGCCTTCGTGTTGATACATCAACTGTTGCCACAAACCTTTATGCTTCCAATCCGGCAGTTTTCCAATTAAACGGAGTGGTTCTCCATAGCCCAAGAGCTACGATTACAGGTGTAGTCACTGATGCAGTTTCTACTTCGGTAGTAAGTGGTGCAACAATCACATTGGGCAGGTTAGTTGGTGGTAATTTCACTCCTGATGTAAAAAGAGACTGTACTGGTGGATTTGATTCACCTAATTGTTCGGTTTCTTCCGCTAGAACTTCCGGAAACGACCAGACAGTTGGATCAGTTTCTTCTCAAGCAAACGGAAGTTATAGTTTCCCTTTCCTTTCCCCAGGATCATATCATTTACGTGTAGAAAAAAATGGAATCACCACTTACTTCCCAGTAGAAATAGGACCTGGTGGTGGTACTGTTGTCGTAAATACTCCGGTGATCACAAACGATGGCCGCGGCCACTTATCTGGTTCCGTTAGAACTCCTGGTGGATTTTCATTCCTTGGAACTTATTCACTAGAGATTGTTGATCCAAATGGAGGAACACTTCGTCCTTCCGTGGGAGTGCAACCTGCTTCGATCGCAACTGGAGCAACGATTTTTTCGAATGCAAGCCAATACACAATTTTTAATATAAATGCTGGTCGATGGAAAATCCGATTTGTTTCTGCTGGTTACCAAACAGTGGAAGGGATTGTTGATATCCAAGCTGACGTAACAACAAACTTTGATATCATTACTTTTGTGCCTGGAAGCCAAACAAGTGGAACAGTTTCTGGTCGTGCATTATCAGCCCTTTATAATACTGGAGTTTGTAACCTAACAGCTCGCATCCGACCTGGTGTGAATGTAAAATCAGGTCCTTATGCGATTGATGCAAATGGTGTGACCATTGCCTCTGTTAAAACTTCTACAGACGGATCCTATGCGATTCCTTCAGTTCCCCCAGGAAACTATACATTAGAAGTTTCGGGTGCTGGGAAACGTGGAAACTGCACATCTGCCCAAGAAAACTATTCTACAACATATCGAACGGTTGTATCTGCTGGATCAGAAACTCCTGCCAACCAAAACATATTAGTCACTCCAATCCTAGGAGAAAACGAAATGCGAGTGGTTCTCACATGGGGTGCAAAACCAAGAGATTTGGATTCCCACATGCAATATGGAAACTCAGCGAATGATCGCATTGTTTGGAACAACAAAAGTCCGTTAGGTGCTGGAAATGGAAGTTTGGACTATGATATCACTACAGGATATGGCCCGGAAACCATCACAGTCCAAGGTTCAATTTGGAACCAACCAAATCGATATTATAGTGTATATAACTGGTCTGGAGAAGCTAGTATGGGAATCTCTGGCGCCACTGTTCGCATCTTTAAGGGAAGTGTGGGTGAAGTAAGAAATTATTCCATCGCACCAAACCATTCGAATCGTTGGTGGAAACTTTTCTGTATCGCACAAGACAAATCAATCACTGATGTTGGGATAGGAAATTGTAAAGCCACTAACTTTATCGAACGATCTATGTATCAGTAA
- a CDS encoding DUF445 domain-containing protein, with translation MIPFTYGFVGWVTNWLALKMTFYPIQFIGIPPYLGWQGIIPRKAHKMASKSVDVITERLLNIKEVFLKVDPKKAEVVFLPALESSIRYTIKEFSDSLDPKLWEILPDLVKEEIYHKVKRESGITIRKVIRKLQEDIDSLFDVKSLVLKKLSGSNVSLVVELFQEVGAPEFRFIERSGFYFGFLLGLIQMIFMIFFPMVWTLPIQGVIVGYLTNYLALEMIFRPLLPKKILGLWTYQGLFLKRQNEVSRLYAKLVSEKILTPKNILSELIFGKASKEILEIIRKEVSGHVDTVTFLAKPALYATGKINEFDTAKEKIAIAMADNAIENAFHLEAYLGESLQIETMMGDRMSALPPKEFESILRSAFQEDEMLLILVGAALGALVGWFQMVFIV, from the coding sequence ATGATCCCTTTTACCTATGGGTTTGTGGGTTGGGTAACCAATTGGTTGGCACTCAAAATGACATTTTATCCAATTCAGTTCATTGGAATCCCCCCGTACTTGGGTTGGCAAGGAATCATCCCTAGAAAAGCACATAAAATGGCCAGTAAGTCTGTGGATGTGATCACAGAACGCCTACTCAATATCAAAGAAGTTTTTTTAAAAGTAGATCCAAAAAAAGCAGAGGTTGTTTTTTTACCCGCACTTGAATCTAGCATTCGTTACACGATAAAAGAATTTTCAGACAGCTTAGATCCAAAACTATGGGAAATTTTACCAGACCTAGTTAAAGAAGAAATTTACCATAAGGTAAAAAGAGAAAGTGGAATCACCATTCGAAAGGTCATTAGAAAACTCCAAGAAGACATTGATTCCTTATTTGATGTAAAATCATTAGTTCTTAAAAAATTGTCAGGAAGTAACGTAAGTTTGGTGGTTGAGTTATTCCAAGAAGTAGGAGCACCGGAATTCCGTTTTATTGAAAGGTCTGGTTTTTATTTTGGATTTTTACTTGGCCTGATACAAATGATTTTTATGATTTTTTTCCCTATGGTTTGGACACTCCCCATCCAAGGAGTGATTGTAGGTTATTTAACAAATTACCTTGCTTTGGAAATGATCTTTCGACCATTATTACCAAAAAAAATATTAGGACTATGGACCTACCAAGGTTTATTTTTAAAACGACAAAACGAAGTTTCTAGATTGTATGCAAAACTTGTAAGCGAAAAAATCCTTACACCCAAAAACATTTTATCGGAACTTATTTTTGGAAAAGCTTCCAAAGAAATTTTAGAAATCATTCGTAAAGAAGTGAGTGGCCATGTGGACACAGTTACCTTCCTTGCAAAACCTGCATTATATGCTACAGGTAAAATAAATGAATTTGATACAGCAAAAGAAAAGATAGCAATCGCTATGGCAGACAACGCAATTGAAAATGCTTTTCATTTAGAAGCATATTTGGGAGAATCTTTACAAATCGAGACGATGATGGGCGATAGGATGTCTGCTCTTCCACCAAAAGAGTTTGAATCAATTTTAAGATCGGCCTTCCAAGAAGATGAAATGTTACTCATCCTTGTAGGTGCCGCACTTGGTGCGCTTGTTGGTTGGTTTCAAATGGTATTTATTGTATGA
- a CDS encoding NAD-dependent epimerase/dehydratase family protein produces the protein MTKTILITGGSGVLGKELIQKLIPDYKIVAIGTNYSHFPESIRHHKHFKFYERDLSKITSSNDLNLSEQIDLVLHLAAVVSGAKVNEATYYQINVEATKHLVSYAIQNKIQYFGFVSSISVYGSKETNLTLSSERNGTTIYAKTKSLAEDILFQSGQNYSVLRLASIYGKGTKSFISKLKSLMKRGVYPKIPPIRKKSILHILDATQAIYLWTKHCLAGKKPEKVYVFSHPESVTIEEVIRSFQNLGITKKRQMSIPVTGIWSKLIDFTFRFLSWIRKKPFHGSPLQPLLESVAIYDESSWEKIGYFPKSDLRKGLMDYQ, from the coding sequence ATGACAAAAACAATTCTTATTACTGGTGGTAGTGGAGTTCTTGGAAAGGAATTGATTCAAAAATTAATTCCAGATTATAAAATCGTCGCCATTGGCACAAACTACTCACATTTTCCAGAATCCATACGACATCATAAACATTTTAAGTTTTATGAAAGAGATTTATCCAAAATTACATCATCAAATGATTTGAATCTTTCAGAACAAATTGATTTGGTTTTACATTTAGCAGCTGTTGTTTCTGGGGCAAAAGTAAATGAAGCCACCTACTACCAAATCAATGTGGAAGCCACAAAACATTTGGTTTCTTATGCGATACAAAACAAAATCCAATATTTTGGCTTTGTGAGTAGTATATCTGTTTATGGATCAAAAGAGACCAATCTAACTCTAAGTAGTGAGAGGAATGGAACAACCATTTACGCAAAAACCAAATCACTAGCCGAAGATATTCTTTTCCAAAGTGGTCAAAACTATTCCGTTTTGCGACTTGCCAGTATTTACGGAAAAGGAACAAAAAGTTTTATTTCTAAATTAAAATCTCTGATGAAACGTGGAGTGTATCCGAAAATTCCACCGATCCGAAAAAAATCAATCTTACACATTTTGGATGCAACGCAGGCCATTTATCTTTGGACCAAACACTGTTTAGCTGGTAAAAAACCTGAAAAAGTGTATGTGTTTTCTCATCCTGAATCTGTGACTATAGAGGAAGTGATTCGTTCGTTTCAAAACTTAGGAATTACCAAAAAAAGGCAAATGTCTATCCCAGTCACAGGGATATGGTCCAAACTGATTGATTTCACCTTTCGGTTCCTAAGTTGGATTCGGAAAAAACCATTCCACGGTTCTCCTCTACAACCATTACTTGAATCTGTAGCCATTTATGACGAAAGTTCATGGGAAAAGATTGGATATTTTCCAAAATCAGATTTACGAAAAGGTTTAATGGACTATCAATAA